The following proteins come from a genomic window of Haliaeetus albicilla chromosome 23, bHalAlb1.1, whole genome shotgun sequence:
- the LOC104325557 gene encoding SLAIN motif-containing protein-like isoform X1, protein MMVVPGSAPVIQQDHALEPDLGRDSMENSAMGPDTEPASEEVGPELEEVRKLRELVRRLEIENQHPRTKSSRSMLGTNMQSDIHAGVDNHDSGLNGMEINNSINVITEKQELQIMADLNNQLSKIRKEEGENNCLKKDIDAQTQYSCNSATEELSSSMCKVEMKTADNVRCSSHMDTSNSTELMRNMVITGIDSSVKINEQNPSEKCGDLESLSNNTDLDEVKVLELENCNEEEDSWLYVSPRKSTTDQKTDSPLKWCRQVLDNPSPETEAACRTLINRLDQASRWKNLYCSPLASPSAHNLNTETGSCSNALNSPGHLKSTNKALLTCGSSGYLSMHSALSSQSSVDSELSTSDDSISMGYKLQDLTDVQVMARLQEESLRQDCASSSASVSRRSSSASLHSLRRGTYSDQEFDTYSLEDEDDYDCSLSYRSTHRYSPSPLSSPRCQSPSSSADYGRSSTSRIRPPRRSVQSPMQDRLKYANSEEEMRHSMPNLARTSLRALESVRSSRSLESDLQVPSSRIPRTQQRSAGLAPSKLRYSSSAGQSPLTVRQPMKAGSCTNSLLTPRQPVKACSYTSPVSGVRKPQPSSLSTGSSSSSCTTRSSNMVTVAKNSPIKARTSVGGISVPKSKPTPPSKRFLQSAQTTEDDSWKDGCY, encoded by the exons ATGATGGTAGTGCCTGGAAGCGCCCCGGTCATACAGCAGGATCATGCTCTGGAGCCTGACTTAGGACGAGACTCAATGGAGAACTCTGCCATGGGCCCCGACACGGAGCCGGCATCCGAGGAGGTTGGCCCAGAGCTAGAGGAGGTGCGAAAGCTGCGGGAGCTAGTGAGGAGACTGGAGATCGAGAATCAGCACCCACGAAcgaagagcagcaggagcatgCTTGGGACAAACATGCAGAGTGACATCCATGCTGGTGTGGATAACCATGACTCTGGTCTTAATGGGATGGAAATTAATAACAGCATCAACGTGATAACAGAGAAGCAAGAATTGCAAATCATGGCAGATCTGAACAATCAAttaagcaaaataagaaaagaggaaggagagaacaactgcttaaaaaaagacatAGATGCCCAAACGCAATATAGCTGCAACAGTGCCACTGAGGAATTGTCTTCCAGCATGTGTAAGGTGGAAATGAAGACTGCTGATAACGTTAGATGTTCTTCACATATGGATACAAGTAATAGCACAGAGCTTATGCGAAACATGGTCATTACAGGTATTGATTcctcagttaaaataaatgaacaaaatcCCAGTGAAAAATGTGGAGATCTAGAAAGTCTTTCAAATAACACAGATCTGGATGAAGTCAAAGTGTTAGAGCTTGAAAATTGCAATGAAGAAGAAGATAGCTG GCTCTACGTGTCCCCAAGAAAATCTACTACAGATCAGAAAACTGACTCACCTTTAAAATGGTGCCGACAGGTGTTGGATAATCCCAGTCCCGAGACAGAAGCAGCCTGCCGAACTCTTATTAACAGACTTGATCAAG CCAGTAGATGGAAAAACCTGTATTGCAGTCCATTGGCATCACCAAGCGCACATAATTTGAATACAGAGACAGGCTCCTGTAGCAATGCACTAAACTCTCCCGGGCATCTCAAATCGACTAACAAAGCACTACTAACCTGTGGCAGCTCAG GTTATTTGAGCATGCATTCTGCACTGAGCTCTCAGTCATCTGTGGACAGTGAGCTGAGTACATCTGATGACTCTATCTCCATGGGATATAAACTGCAGGACTTGACTGATGTCCAGGTTATGGCACGCCTTCAGGAAGAAA GCCTCCGTCAGGATTGTGCCTCTAGCTCTGCTTCTGTATCACGTCGCAGTTCCAGTGCCTCCCTTCACTCTCTGCGAAGGGGTACCTACAGTGACCAGGAGTTTGACACGTACAGCCTTGAGGATGAGGATGATTATGATTGTTCCCTGTCATACCGTAGCACTCACAGATACTCACCATCTCCGCTCAGTTCACCCCGATGTCAGTCCCCTTCTTCCAGTGCAGATTATGGCAGGTCATCTACTTCCCGTATCCGTCCCCCAAGGAGGTCTGTGCAAAGTCCCATGCAAGACCGGCTCAAGTATGCAAACAGCGAAG AGGAGATGCGCCACAGCATGCCTAACCTGGCCAGGACGAGCCTTCGAGCTCTGGAGTCTGTACGCAGCAGTCGGAGCTTGGAGTCAGATCTGCAGGTGCCAAGCAGTCGAATTCCAAGAACTCAGCAACGGTCAGCAG GTCTGGCTCCCAGCAAGCTCAGGTATTCCTCCAGTGCTGGGCAGTCTCCCTTAACAGTGCGACAACCCATGAAAGCAGGGTCATGCACAAACTCTCTGTTAACACCCAGGCAGCCAGTGAAAGCCTGCAGTTACACAAGTCCTGTTAGCGGAGTTCGAAAACCACAGCCATCTTCACTTAGCACAGGCTCTTCCAGTAGCAGTTGCACTACCAGAAGCAGCAATATGGTCACTGTGGCAAAAAATTCACCCATTAAAGCACGCACGTCTGTTGGAGGAATCTCGGTGCCCAAAAGCAAGCCAACACCACCATCCAAGAG ATTTCTTCAGTCAGCGCAGACCACCGAGGATGATTCCTGGAAGGATGGGTGTTACTGA
- the LOC104325557 gene encoding SLAIN motif-containing protein-like isoform X2 codes for MMVVPGSAPVIQQDHALEPDLGRDSMENSAMGPDTEPASEEVGPELEEVRKLRELVRRLEIENQHPRTKSSRSMLGTNMQSDIHAGVDNHDSGLNGMEINNSINVITEKQELQIMADLNNQLSKIRKEEGENNCLKKDIDAQTQYSCNSATEELSSSMCKVEMKTADNVRCSSHMDTSNSTELMRNMVITGIDSSVKINEQNPSEKCGDLESLSNNTDLDEVKVLELENCNEEEDSWLYVSPRKSTTDQKTDSPLKWCRQVLDNPSPETEAACRTLINRLDQGYLSMHSALSSQSSVDSELSTSDDSISMGYKLQDLTDVQVMARLQEESLRQDCASSSASVSRRSSSASLHSLRRGTYSDQEFDTYSLEDEDDYDCSLSYRSTHRYSPSPLSSPRCQSPSSSADYGRSSTSRIRPPRRSVQSPMQDRLKYANSEEEMRHSMPNLARTSLRALESVRSSRSLESDLQVPSSRIPRTQQRSAGLAPSKLRYSSSAGQSPLTVRQPMKAGSCTNSLLTPRQPVKACSYTSPVSGVRKPQPSSLSTGSSSSSCTTRSSNMVTVAKNSPIKARTSVGGISVPKSKPTPPSKRFLQSAQTTEDDSWKDGCY; via the exons ATGATGGTAGTGCCTGGAAGCGCCCCGGTCATACAGCAGGATCATGCTCTGGAGCCTGACTTAGGACGAGACTCAATGGAGAACTCTGCCATGGGCCCCGACACGGAGCCGGCATCCGAGGAGGTTGGCCCAGAGCTAGAGGAGGTGCGAAAGCTGCGGGAGCTAGTGAGGAGACTGGAGATCGAGAATCAGCACCCACGAAcgaagagcagcaggagcatgCTTGGGACAAACATGCAGAGTGACATCCATGCTGGTGTGGATAACCATGACTCTGGTCTTAATGGGATGGAAATTAATAACAGCATCAACGTGATAACAGAGAAGCAAGAATTGCAAATCATGGCAGATCTGAACAATCAAttaagcaaaataagaaaagaggaaggagagaacaactgcttaaaaaaagacatAGATGCCCAAACGCAATATAGCTGCAACAGTGCCACTGAGGAATTGTCTTCCAGCATGTGTAAGGTGGAAATGAAGACTGCTGATAACGTTAGATGTTCTTCACATATGGATACAAGTAATAGCACAGAGCTTATGCGAAACATGGTCATTACAGGTATTGATTcctcagttaaaataaatgaacaaaatcCCAGTGAAAAATGTGGAGATCTAGAAAGTCTTTCAAATAACACAGATCTGGATGAAGTCAAAGTGTTAGAGCTTGAAAATTGCAATGAAGAAGAAGATAGCTG GCTCTACGTGTCCCCAAGAAAATCTACTACAGATCAGAAAACTGACTCACCTTTAAAATGGTGCCGACAGGTGTTGGATAATCCCAGTCCCGAGACAGAAGCAGCCTGCCGAACTCTTATTAACAGACTTGATCAAG GTTATTTGAGCATGCATTCTGCACTGAGCTCTCAGTCATCTGTGGACAGTGAGCTGAGTACATCTGATGACTCTATCTCCATGGGATATAAACTGCAGGACTTGACTGATGTCCAGGTTATGGCACGCCTTCAGGAAGAAA GCCTCCGTCAGGATTGTGCCTCTAGCTCTGCTTCTGTATCACGTCGCAGTTCCAGTGCCTCCCTTCACTCTCTGCGAAGGGGTACCTACAGTGACCAGGAGTTTGACACGTACAGCCTTGAGGATGAGGATGATTATGATTGTTCCCTGTCATACCGTAGCACTCACAGATACTCACCATCTCCGCTCAGTTCACCCCGATGTCAGTCCCCTTCTTCCAGTGCAGATTATGGCAGGTCATCTACTTCCCGTATCCGTCCCCCAAGGAGGTCTGTGCAAAGTCCCATGCAAGACCGGCTCAAGTATGCAAACAGCGAAG AGGAGATGCGCCACAGCATGCCTAACCTGGCCAGGACGAGCCTTCGAGCTCTGGAGTCTGTACGCAGCAGTCGGAGCTTGGAGTCAGATCTGCAGGTGCCAAGCAGTCGAATTCCAAGAACTCAGCAACGGTCAGCAG GTCTGGCTCCCAGCAAGCTCAGGTATTCCTCCAGTGCTGGGCAGTCTCCCTTAACAGTGCGACAACCCATGAAAGCAGGGTCATGCACAAACTCTCTGTTAACACCCAGGCAGCCAGTGAAAGCCTGCAGTTACACAAGTCCTGTTAGCGGAGTTCGAAAACCACAGCCATCTTCACTTAGCACAGGCTCTTCCAGTAGCAGTTGCACTACCAGAAGCAGCAATATGGTCACTGTGGCAAAAAATTCACCCATTAAAGCACGCACGTCTGTTGGAGGAATCTCGGTGCCCAAAAGCAAGCCAACACCACCATCCAAGAG ATTTCTTCAGTCAGCGCAGACCACCGAGGATGATTCCTGGAAGGATGGGTGTTACTGA